The uncultured Umboniibacter sp. genome includes the window AGCATGAAGGTGACGAGCTAAATGTGGCGATTAAGCAATGTTTGGATCAAGCAATCTCTGAGTTGATTGATAATCGAAAGCGCGAAGGGGCGGCTATTTCAGGGATGATTGACGAGCGAATCAAGGGGATGCGAATTGAGGTAGAGAAGGTTACCGAAGTCATGCCTGTACTACTGCAAAAACAACGCGATCGACTCACGGAACGTTTAGCTGAGCTTCAAGATACGTTGGACCCTGAGCGTATCGAGGCGGAGTTCGTGATGATGGCGCATAAGGCGGATGTGGAGGAAGAGATTGACCGCCTGGTGGCACACCTTGATGAGGTAACAAGGGTGTGCACCCAGAAGGGAGCAATTGGTCGCCGTCTTGATTTTCTCATGCAGGAGTTGAACCGCGAGGCGAATACGCTGAGTTCTAAGTCAATTAGCCCGCAGACCACGCAGAGTGCGGTCGAAATGAAAGTATTAATCGAGCAGATGCGTGAGCAGATCCAGAATATAGAATAAAGTACTCATCGCGAAAGGCCTGAAGTTGAAATCGCTTTGGCGAAGGGTTGTGATGCGATATACTGCATGGTTTCCAGCTTTACAAATGTATGAGTAGCAAAACACTAAGGTAATTCCAGTGAGTCGCGGAAACTTATTTATTATTTCAGCTCCTAGTGGGGCCGGTAAAACTAGTCTTGTTCGAGCACTGCTTGATGCGTTGTCGAATATTAAAGTGAGCGTCTCACATACTACTCGCTCGCAGCGACCGGGCGAAGAGCACGGTGTAAGCTATCATTTTGTGGACTTGGCTACCTTTGATGAAATGGTTAGCGAAGGGCATTTCCTCGAGTACGCAATGG containing:
- a CDS encoding YicC/YloC family endoribonuclease, yielding MLSMTAFARANVNTEWGSVTWELKSVNHRYLEPYIRLPESARNLDVMVRERLRSKLARGKVDATLTLQLAETAQTFSLNNELVEKLTQASRAIDPNSPVSTMDVLRWPGVVIETKHEGDELNVAIKQCLDQAISELIDNRKREGAAISGMIDERIKGMRIEVEKVTEVMPVLLQKQRDRLTERLAELQDTLDPERIEAEFVMMAHKADVEEEIDRLVAHLDEVTRVCTQKGAIGRRLDFLMQELNREANTLSSKSISPQTTQSAVEMKVLIEQMREQIQNIE